One stretch of Paenibacillus sp. AN1007 DNA includes these proteins:
- a CDS encoding DUF2614 family zinc ribbon-containing protein: protein MIFKSAKINAFRTWGLLLTMLGMGLMILGTAGIVFWGHAGKVIAAIGLVIGLIAMLGSLIIYFWAGMLSTSAVQVDCPECGKLTKMLGKTDRCMFCHTILTMDPNKANTMSQPLEASSPPAATSK from the coding sequence ATGATTTTTAAATCAGCTAAAATTAATGCTTTTCGCACTTGGGGATTACTGTTAACCATGTTAGGGATGGGTCTAATGATACTCGGGACGGCAGGAATTGTGTTCTGGGGACATGCCGGAAAGGTCATTGCTGCCATCGGCCTCGTAATTGGCCTTATTGCCATGCTTGGCAGTTTAATCATTTATTTCTGGGCTGGCATGCTTTCAACCAGTGCTGTACAGGTCGATTGTCCGGAATGCGGCAAGTTAACCAAAATGCTGGGTAAAACGGATCGCTGCATGTTTTGTCATACGATTCTGACGATGGATCCAAACAAAGCAAACACGATGAGTCAACCTTTGGAGGCATCTAGTCCACCCGCCGCAACTTCCAAGTAA